Proteins from a single region of Lentimicrobium saccharophilum:
- a CDS encoding PAS domain-containing hybrid sensor histidine kinase/response regulator: protein MGIRKLIKQPRQANGNTLLICIDHNGIINSLEGPVIHLLGYQPDYLMGRVFREFIPDEDEHKLNCLFDNCTDRSEFRVRRSDGSLMYADAFVYDVFDDTHTHLGYCLRIYDMTARMAQINSLIENEEKFLAIIDNTRDIICIFRDRKILYINEVSVKMLGYPREELYRRDYFSLFSENDRERVEEYELVNKDKRAGRWNFIAELITAEGKKLICEFDIKSIRYGGSKASMAVIHDITDYTLALAELTQAKQEAESANRIKSDFLAMMSHEIRTPLNGVIGMTNLLLNTGLTAVQRDYAENIQASGENLISIINDILDLTKIDSGRMELESEAFELQVCIEDTLDLLAYKAIEKQLDLLYFIEHDVPTVLKGDVLRLRQILLNLVSNAIKFTSSGEIFISVQLLGQSADEVELKFQVKDTGIGIDPDKIAHLFEAFVQADSSTTRKYGGTGLGLAISKRLVSLMGGEIWAQSEPGKGSEFFFTIKAKTSLVAKPRLRVKGNVVQLKDRRVLIVDDNQTNCQILKLHFESWGMKPVIAESGQAALSMLENESAFHIAVLDYQMPGMDGIQLARKIRRMGRYEKLPLILLSSSGDHEQHSAGLFDARLLKPVRIKGLFDEVLHIMTDIEKRRKMAEPQTNQIDVNLSQRLPLRILVAEDNLVNQKLAISLLNLMGYKVDAVLNGAEVLKIMNEKEYDIILMDLQMPEMNGIEATIRIREIYPPEKQPHIIAITANAMLGDREKCLEAGMVDYMSKPIKIFELQAALEKWGALKLESRKIG from the coding sequence ATGGGAATCAGAAAATTAATTAAACAGCCACGGCAGGCAAATGGCAATACATTACTGATTTGTATTGATCATAATGGAATCATCAATTCACTGGAGGGGCCGGTGATTCATCTTTTGGGTTATCAACCTGATTATCTGATGGGTAGAGTTTTCAGAGAGTTTATCCCTGATGAAGATGAGCACAAACTTAACTGCCTGTTTGATAACTGCACCGACCGCAGTGAATTCAGGGTGCGCCGAAGTGATGGAAGCCTGATGTATGCGGATGCCTTTGTTTACGATGTGTTTGACGATACACACACGCACCTTGGTTATTGCCTGAGAATTTACGATATGACTGCGCGTATGGCACAGATTAACAGCCTTATCGAAAATGAGGAAAAGTTTCTGGCCATTATTGACAATACAAGAGATATCATTTGTATATTCAGGGATCGTAAGATATTGTATATCAATGAAGTTTCGGTGAAAATGCTGGGTTATCCCAGAGAGGAACTTTACAGAAGGGATTATTTTTCTTTGTTTTCGGAAAATGACCGTGAACGTGTTGAAGAGTACGAACTCGTGAATAAGGATAAGCGGGCCGGAAGGTGGAACTTTATTGCCGAGCTGATTACGGCTGAAGGTAAAAAGCTGATCTGCGAGTTTGATATCAAATCAATTCGCTATGGAGGATCTAAAGCCTCCATGGCTGTGATTCATGATATAACTGATTATACGCTTGCCCTTGCGGAGCTTACACAGGCTAAGCAGGAGGCTGAGTCGGCGAATCGTATAAAGTCTGATTTCCTTGCGATGATGAGTCACGAGATCAGAACTCCGTTGAATGGGGTGATCGGGATGACGAATTTGTTGCTGAATACCGGATTGACAGCAGTTCAGCGGGATTACGCAGAGAACATACAGGCTTCCGGAGAGAATCTGATTTCAATTATCAACGATATTCTCGATCTGACCAAAATTGATTCAGGCAGAATGGAGCTTGAAAGTGAAGCGTTTGAATTGCAGGTTTGTATTGAGGATACCCTCGACCTGCTGGCATATAAAGCCATTGAAAAGCAACTGGACCTGCTTTATTTTATAGAACATGATGTTCCCACTGTATTAAAGGGAGATGTACTCAGGTTGCGGCAGATATTGCTGAACCTGGTGAGCAATGCCATTAAATTCACCAGTAGCGGAGAGATTTTTATTTCTGTTCAGCTGCTGGGTCAATCAGCGGATGAAGTTGAGCTGAAATTTCAGGTCAAGGATACCGGGATCGGTATTGATCCTGATAAAATAGCGCACCTGTTCGAGGCATTTGTTCAGGCTGACAGTTCAACGACCCGTAAATACGGAGGCACCGGGCTGGGCCTGGCTATTTCGAAACGCCTGGTAAGCCTTATGGGTGGCGAAATCTGGGCACAAAGTGAACCCGGTAAAGGCTCGGAATTCTTTTTTACCATTAAAGCGAAGACTTCACTGGTGGCCAAGCCCAGGCTGAGGGTAAAAGGGAATGTTGTGCAGTTGAAGGATCGCAGGGTGTTGATTGTCGATGACAATCAGACGAATTGCCAGATCCTTAAATTACATTTTGAAAGCTGGGGAATGAAGCCTGTAATCGCTGAATCGGGTCAGGCGGCGCTGTCAATGCTTGAAAACGAAAGCGCTTTCCATATTGCTGTTCTTGATTACCAGATGCCCGGGATGGATGGTATTCAACTGGCAAGAAAAATAAGAAGAATGGGCAGGTATGAAAAACTTCCCCTGATTTTATTATCTTCGTCAGGCGATCACGAACAGCATTCAGCCGGCCTCTTTGATGCCAGACTTCTTAAACCTGTCAGAATCAAAGGCCTGTTTGATGAGGTATTGCATATCATGACCGATATTGAAAAAAGAAGAAAAATGGCAGAACCTCAAACCAACCAGATAGATGTTAACCTGAGTCAGCGACTTCCTTTGCGTATACTGGTTGCTGAGGATAATCTGGTAAATCAGAAACTTGCCATTTCTTTGCTCAACCTTATGGGTTATAAGGTAGATGCCGTGCTCAACGGGGCTGAAGTGCTCAAAATTATGAATGAGAAAGAATATGACATTATCCTGATGGATCTTCAGATGCCTGAAATGAACGGCATTGAGGCAACAATCAGGATCAGGGAAATTTATCCTCCGGAAAAGCAGCCCCATATTATCGCCATTACTGCCAATGCCATGCTGGGCGACAGGGAAAAATGCCTTGAAGCCGGTATGGTTGATTATATGTCAAAGCCAATTAAAATTTTTGAGTTGCAGGCAGCCCTTGAGAAATGGGGTGCTTTGAAACTGGAAAGCCGGAAAATCGGTTGA